One genomic window of Bacillus mycoides includes the following:
- the xseA gene encoding exodeoxyribonuclease VII large subunit — protein sequence MEKQYLTVTALTRYIKTKIEYDPHLQSVWLKGEISNFKYHSRGHMYFTLKDENARIAAVMFAGHNRNIKFRPENGMKVLVKGKISVYEASGSYQIYIQDMQPDGVGNLHLAYEQLKVRLEEEGLFSQVYKRPIPAYAKTIGVITSPTGAAIRDIITTIKRRYPIGNVIVFPVLVQGESAAPSIVQAIRTANEMGDIDVLIVGRGGGSIEELWAFNEEVVARAIFTSEIPIISAVGHETDFTIADFVADLRAPTPTAAAELAVPNIIELQEKVLQRTLRLQRAMRERVHKKEEKLQVLQKSYAFRYPRQVYEQKEEQLDRALEQLVLAKERYIDKKVNQLKQLSFYLEKHHPSQKIIQTKTAIETLQKQLQREMQTLLQTKEFVFVRAAQKLEVLSPLKVMMRGYGLVYNEEKQVLKSVKDVSLGDAVSVQLQDGILDCSVSSIEERELNNGK from the coding sequence ATGGAGAAACAATATTTAACCGTTACAGCATTAACACGCTATATTAAAACAAAAATAGAGTATGATCCGCATTTACAGTCTGTTTGGTTAAAAGGAGAAATTTCCAACTTTAAATATCATAGTCGTGGTCATATGTATTTTACATTGAAAGATGAAAATGCAAGAATTGCAGCGGTTATGTTTGCGGGTCATAATCGTAACATTAAATTCAGACCGGAAAATGGAATGAAAGTACTTGTAAAAGGAAAGATTTCTGTTTACGAGGCGAGTGGTTCTTATCAAATTTATATTCAAGACATGCAGCCTGATGGAGTTGGAAATCTTCATTTAGCTTATGAACAATTAAAAGTCCGATTAGAAGAAGAAGGGCTGTTTTCTCAAGTTTATAAGCGTCCAATCCCTGCGTATGCAAAAACAATCGGTGTTATAACGTCGCCAACAGGAGCAGCAATTCGCGATATTATAACAACAATTAAACGTCGTTATCCAATTGGAAATGTTATTGTGTTTCCTGTACTTGTACAAGGGGAGTCAGCGGCTCCCTCAATTGTACAAGCAATTCGTACAGCGAATGAAATGGGAGATATTGATGTTTTAATTGTTGGACGTGGTGGAGGCTCTATTGAAGAATTATGGGCCTTTAATGAGGAAGTAGTTGCAAGAGCAATTTTTACAAGTGAGATTCCGATTATTTCAGCTGTAGGTCATGAAACGGATTTTACAATCGCAGATTTTGTTGCGGATTTACGTGCACCAACACCGACTGCAGCAGCTGAGCTGGCGGTACCTAACATTATAGAGTTACAAGAAAAGGTATTACAAAGAACTCTGAGATTGCAACGAGCAATGAGAGAGAGAGTACATAAAAAAGAAGAAAAACTGCAAGTGTTACAAAAATCTTATGCGTTCCGTTATCCGAGGCAAGTGTACGAGCAAAAAGAAGAGCAGTTAGACAGAGCTCTTGAACAACTTGTTTTAGCGAAAGAGCGTTATATAGATAAAAAAGTAAATCAATTAAAGCAACTTTCATTTTATTTAGAAAAGCACCACCCATCTCAAAAAATTATACAAACGAAAACGGCAATTGAAACGTTGCAAAAGCAGTTGCAACGTGAAATGCAAACGTTACTTCAAACGAAGGAGTTCGTATTTGTAAGAGCGGCTCAAAAGCTTGAAGTATTAAGCCCGCTTAAAGTAATGATGAGAGGGTATGGGCTTGTATACAATGAAGAGAAACAAGTATTAAAAAGCGTGAAAGATGTTAGCCTTGGGGATGCTGTTTCGGTTCAATTACAAGATGGAATACTAGATTGTAGCGTATCAAGCATAGAGGAGCGTGAATTGAATAATGGAAAATAA
- the ispA gene encoding (2E,6E)-farnesyl diphosphate synthase produces the protein MTHIAFDAFLKESKTFVEEKLVSYANELQCPNVLREAMAYSLEAGGKRLRPLLLFATLQAFGKEKNLGVGAACALEMIHTYSLIHDDLPCMDDDDLRRGKPTNHKVFGEAMAVLAGDGLLTYAFQVIMAYGQKEISAEKKVRLVLELAKAAGPEGMVAGQVADMEAEGKRLTINELEYIHKHKTGKLLEFAVLAGAILSDATEEQEEKLLAFAKYIGLAFQIRDDILDVEGTEEEIGKPIGSDASNEKSTYTTLFTVDRAKSILEETIAKAKDSISSLQLQDEYLLSICDLIAKRNN, from the coding sequence GTGACACATATAGCTTTTGATGCTTTTTTGAAAGAGAGTAAAACTTTCGTAGAAGAAAAGCTTGTAAGCTATGCAAATGAATTACAATGTCCAAATGTGCTTCGTGAAGCGATGGCATATTCTTTGGAAGCGGGTGGGAAACGTCTCCGCCCATTACTTTTATTTGCAACGTTACAAGCGTTTGGGAAAGAAAAAAATCTTGGAGTGGGTGCAGCTTGTGCCCTTGAAATGATTCATACATATTCGTTAATTCATGATGATTTACCTTGTATGGATGATGATGATCTAAGACGAGGAAAGCCTACCAATCATAAAGTATTTGGTGAAGCAATGGCAGTTTTAGCAGGAGATGGTTTGTTGACATATGCTTTTCAAGTTATTATGGCATATGGGCAAAAAGAAATCTCTGCTGAAAAAAAAGTAAGACTTGTACTTGAGCTTGCGAAAGCAGCAGGACCTGAAGGAATGGTTGCTGGACAAGTGGCAGATATGGAAGCTGAAGGAAAACGACTTACAATTAATGAATTAGAGTACATCCATAAGCATAAGACAGGTAAACTGCTTGAGTTTGCTGTACTTGCAGGAGCGATACTTTCTGATGCTACAGAAGAGCAAGAAGAGAAGTTACTTGCATTTGCGAAATATATCGGTCTAGCTTTCCAAATTAGAGATGATATTTTGGATGTAGAAGGAACAGAAGAAGAGATTGGAAAACCGATTGGTAGTGATGCTTCCAACGAAAAGAGCACATATACGACGTTATTTACTGTAGATAGAGCAAAATCTATTTTAGAGGAGACAATTGCAAAAGCAAAAGATTCTATTAGCTCCTTGCAATTACAAGATGAATATTTACTATCTATTTGTGATTTAATCGCAAAACGTAATAACTAA
- a CDS encoding TlyA family RNA methyltransferase — translation MSVKKERVDVLLVERGLIETREKAKRAVMAGLVYANEMRLDKPGEKISQDTEITVKGQVMPYVSRGGYKLEKALEAFQLDLQDKVMIDIGSSTGGFTDCALQNGAKLSYALDVGYNQLAWKLRQDERVVVMERTNFRYVTPADLERGLPQFASIDVSFISLRLILPVLKTMLTPNGDVAALIKPQFEAGREQVGKKGIVRDRKVHEAVVEMIVDFALKEGYNVEGLTFSPITGGDGNIEFLIHLKWHGERENGENHSPVSIEQVVTEAHNVLKQKGKGE, via the coding sequence ATGAGCGTAAAAAAAGAAAGAGTAGATGTACTATTAGTAGAGCGAGGACTTATAGAAACGCGTGAGAAGGCTAAACGTGCTGTTATGGCAGGTCTTGTATACGCGAATGAAATGAGACTCGATAAGCCAGGGGAGAAAATCTCGCAAGATACGGAGATTACGGTGAAAGGGCAAGTTATGCCGTATGTAAGCCGTGGTGGTTATAAGCTTGAAAAGGCATTAGAAGCATTTCAACTTGATTTACAAGATAAAGTTATGATAGATATTGGTTCATCAACTGGTGGTTTTACAGACTGTGCGCTTCAAAATGGGGCGAAGTTATCTTATGCATTAGATGTAGGATATAATCAACTTGCGTGGAAATTGCGTCAAGATGAGCGTGTTGTTGTGATGGAACGAACGAACTTCCGTTACGTGACACCGGCAGATTTAGAACGTGGTTTACCGCAGTTTGCAAGTATTGACGTGTCATTTATATCATTAAGGCTTATATTGCCGGTTTTAAAAACAATGCTTACGCCAAATGGTGATGTAGCTGCATTGATTAAACCTCAGTTTGAAGCTGGACGAGAACAAGTCGGGAAAAAAGGCATTGTTCGTGATAGAAAAGTACATGAAGCTGTCGTGGAAATGATTGTCGATTTTGCTCTTAAGGAAGGCTATAATGTCGAAGGTTTAACATTCTCACCAATTACAGGTGGGGATGGAAATATTGAATTTTTAATTCATCTAAAGTGGCACGGTGAGCGTGAGAATGGCGAAAATCATTCTCCGGTTTCTATTGAACAAGTTGTTACAGAAGCGCATAATGTTCTAAAACAAAAAGGGAAAGGGGAATAA
- the xseB gene encoding exodeoxyribonuclease VII small subunit, with the protein MENKLSFEEAISQLEHLVSKLEQGDVPLEEAISYFKEGMELSKLCDEKLKDVQEQMAVILGEDGELKPFTALGDEA; encoded by the coding sequence ATGGAAAATAAGTTAAGCTTTGAAGAAGCAATTTCGCAGCTTGAGCATCTCGTTTCTAAGCTTGAACAAGGTGATGTACCTTTAGAGGAAGCGATTTCTTATTTTAAAGAAGGCATGGAATTATCTAAGCTTTGTGATGAGAAATTGAAAGATGTACAAGAACAAATGGCAGTTATCCTTGGAGAAGATGGAGAGCTTAAACCGTTTACTGCTTTAGGAGATGAAGCATAG
- the spoIVB gene encoding SpoIVB peptidase: MNKLKLERFRKIIGLCLLVSLVFIGCFKPLRTFISSPKQLVVFEGQQSEIASLPVFKASSTNRNVFTVSSNEQELMVNSHQNGEADMVFQIAGFPVKKVNVKVLKNFKVIPGGQSIGVKLNTKGVLVVGHHLIQTEKGKVSPGETAGVQIGDMITEINGKIIERMSDVAPFIHNSGETGEPLNLVLLRDGKYIRAKLTPQKDNGESSYRIGLYIRDSAAGIGTMTFVHPDSMKYGALGHVISDNDTKKPIQVEDGQIMRSTVTSIERGSHGNPGEKLARFSPDREVIGNITINSPYGIFGKLNTNMTNGIMDKAMPIALSNQVKEGPAKILTVIDQDKVEAFDIEVVSTVPQKFPATKGMVIKVTDKRLLAKTGGIVQGMSGSPIVQNGKVIGAVTHVFVNDPTSGYGVHIEWMLHEAGINIYDQEKKAS; encoded by the coding sequence GTGAACAAATTGAAATTAGAAAGATTTCGAAAAATAATAGGTCTTTGTCTCCTTGTTTCTCTAGTTTTTATTGGATGTTTTAAACCGCTTCGAACGTTTATTTCATCGCCGAAGCAACTTGTTGTTTTTGAAGGACAACAATCAGAAATAGCATCATTACCAGTTTTTAAGGCTTCATCTACAAATCGTAATGTATTTACTGTAAGTTCAAATGAACAAGAACTTATGGTAAATTCTCACCAAAATGGTGAAGCTGATATGGTGTTTCAAATTGCTGGTTTTCCAGTGAAAAAAGTAAATGTGAAAGTATTAAAAAATTTTAAAGTTATTCCAGGTGGACAATCGATTGGTGTAAAATTGAACACAAAAGGTGTACTTGTTGTAGGCCATCATTTAATTCAAACTGAAAAGGGTAAAGTATCTCCTGGTGAAACAGCTGGTGTACAGATTGGAGATATGATTACTGAAATCAATGGTAAAATAATTGAAAGAATGAGTGATGTAGCACCATTTATTCATAATAGTGGAGAAACAGGTGAACCGCTTAATCTTGTTTTATTAAGAGATGGAAAATATATTCGTGCTAAGCTAACACCACAAAAAGACAACGGTGAATCTTCTTACCGAATTGGATTGTATATTCGTGATTCAGCAGCTGGTATCGGAACAATGACGTTTGTACATCCGGATTCTATGAAATACGGAGCGCTTGGTCATGTAATTTCCGATAATGATACAAAAAAGCCAATTCAAGTAGAAGATGGACAAATTATGCGTTCGACAGTAACGTCTATTGAAAGAGGAAGTCACGGGAACCCGGGAGAAAAATTAGCAAGATTTTCACCGGATCGTGAAGTGATTGGTAATATTACAATAAATAGCCCGTATGGTATTTTTGGGAAATTAAATACAAATATGACAAACGGCATAATGGATAAAGCAATGCCTATCGCATTATCCAATCAAGTAAAAGAAGGACCAGCGAAAATATTAACAGTTATTGATCAAGATAAGGTGGAAGCGTTTGATATTGAAGTTGTTAGTACAGTACCACAAAAGTTCCCGGCTACAAAAGGTATGGTTATAAAAGTGACAGATAAACGTTTACTAGCAAAAACGGGTGGCATTGTACAAGGAATGAGTGGAAGTCCGATTGTACAAAATGGGAAAGTAATTGGTGCGGTTACACATGTATTTGTAAATGATCCAACGTCAGGATACGGTGTTCATATTGAATGGATGTTACATGAGGCTGGAATTAATATTTATGATCAAGAGAAAAAAGCGAGCTAA
- the folD gene encoding bifunctional methylenetetrahydrofolate dehydrogenase/methenyltetrahydrofolate cyclohydrolase FolD, whose protein sequence is MVAVIIKGNEVAEKKRAQLKEEVVKLKEQGIVPGLAVILVGEDPASRSYVKGKEKGCEQVGIYSELIELPETITEERLLAEIDRLNGDDRINGILVQLPLPKHIEEKAIIERISPEKDVDGFHPISVGRMMTGQDTFLPCTPHGILELVKETNLDISGKHVVVIGRSNIVGKPVGQLFLNENATVTYCHSKTRNIEELSKLADILIVAVGRPKMVTADYIKEGAVVIDVGVNRLETGKLCGDVDFDNVLDVAGYITPVPKGVGPMTITMLLHNTVESARRTGVVCQ, encoded by the coding sequence ATGGTAGCAGTAATCATCAAAGGAAATGAAGTTGCGGAGAAAAAACGAGCACAATTAAAAGAAGAAGTTGTGAAGTTAAAAGAGCAAGGGATTGTACCAGGATTAGCAGTTATTTTAGTTGGAGAAGATCCAGCATCTCGTTCTTATGTAAAAGGAAAAGAAAAAGGCTGTGAGCAAGTAGGAATCTATTCAGAGCTAATTGAACTTCCTGAAACGATTACTGAGGAGCGTTTGCTTGCTGAAATCGATCGCTTAAATGGAGACGACCGCATTAATGGCATATTGGTACAATTGCCTTTACCAAAACATATTGAAGAAAAAGCTATCATTGAAAGAATTTCACCGGAAAAGGATGTAGATGGATTTCACCCAATCAGCGTAGGACGTATGATGACGGGACAAGACACATTCCTTCCATGTACACCGCATGGTATTTTAGAATTAGTAAAAGAAACGAATCTTGATATTTCTGGAAAGCATGTTGTTGTAATTGGAAGAAGTAATATTGTTGGTAAACCAGTGGGGCAACTGTTTTTAAATGAAAATGCAACTGTCACATATTGTCATTCTAAGACGCGAAATATAGAAGAATTATCGAAGTTAGCTGATATTTTAATCGTAGCCGTTGGACGACCGAAAATGGTAACAGCTGACTATATTAAAGAAGGTGCGGTTGTAATTGATGTTGGTGTTAACCGTTTAGAAACAGGCAAACTTTGTGGTGATGTTGATTTTGACAATGTATTAGACGTTGCAGGTTACATTACGCCTGTGCCAAAAGGAGTCGGCCCAATGACTATTACAATGCTTCTTCACAACACTGTGGAGTCTGCAAGGCGTACAGGTGTTGTTTGTCAATAA
- the recN gene encoding DNA repair protein RecN produces MLSELSIRNFAIIEALNISFQKGLTVLSGETGAGKSIIIDAISLLVGGRGSAEFVRYGTEKAEIEGLFYVEDDKHPCIAKAEELDIEIEDGMIILKRDIAANGKSVCRVNGKLVTLSILKEIGKTLVDIHGQHETQDLMNEERHMFMLDHFDGNRIVKQLDIYQNVYTDYEKLKKQLKSLSENEQQMAHRLDLIQFQHEEIRNADLKMDEEYELTEERLKISNFEKIYKALGDAYRSLSGDGQGLDHVRNAMGQMESITHLDEAYQENHDSIANSYYLLEEVAYQLREKLDMMEYDPKRLDEIETRLNEIRMLKRKYGNTVEEILAYADKIEQEIFTIENKDVHIETTRKQLTKLEGVIVKEATLLSTMRHELADHLTSAIHQELKELYMEKTKFEVRIMKRVGNVEEPLVEGTPVKLTADGYDHVEFYISTNPGEPLKPLSKVASGGELSRIILALKSIFSKHQGVASVIFDEVDTGVSGRVAQAIAEKIYRVSVNSQVLCITHLPQVASMADSHLFIRKQVANDRTITSVTVLSTDEKVTEIARMISGVEITDLTTEHAKELLTQAHHFKQTAEAIQ; encoded by the coding sequence TTGTTATCGGAATTATCGATCAGAAACTTTGCTATTATTGAGGCATTAAATATTTCTTTTCAAAAAGGTTTAACCGTTTTAAGTGGTGAAACAGGAGCTGGAAAATCCATTATTATTGATGCAATTAGTTTGCTTGTTGGTGGCCGTGGTTCAGCAGAATTTGTTCGATATGGAACAGAAAAGGCTGAGATAGAAGGATTATTCTATGTAGAAGATGACAAGCATCCATGTATCGCAAAAGCAGAAGAGTTAGATATAGAAATAGAAGATGGCATGATTATTTTGAAGCGTGACATCGCTGCGAACGGAAAAAGTGTCTGTCGTGTAAATGGGAAACTTGTTACACTCAGCATATTAAAAGAGATTGGAAAAACGCTAGTTGATATTCATGGACAGCATGAAACACAAGATTTAATGAATGAAGAGCGTCATATGTTTATGCTTGATCATTTTGATGGAAATCGCATTGTTAAACAATTGGACATATATCAAAATGTATATACAGACTATGAGAAGTTAAAAAAACAGCTGAAATCTTTAAGTGAAAATGAACAACAAATGGCCCATCGTCTAGATTTAATTCAATTCCAACATGAAGAAATTCGCAATGCGGATTTAAAAATGGATGAAGAATATGAATTGACTGAGGAACGATTAAAAATCTCCAATTTTGAAAAGATTTATAAAGCATTAGGAGATGCATATCGTTCGTTAAGTGGAGACGGACAGGGATTAGATCATGTAAGAAATGCAATGGGACAAATGGAGAGTATTACGCACTTAGATGAAGCGTATCAAGAAAATCATGATTCCATTGCAAATAGTTATTACTTATTAGAAGAAGTTGCATATCAGCTTAGAGAAAAGTTAGATATGATGGAATATGATCCGAAACGTCTAGATGAAATTGAAACACGTTTGAATGAAATCCGTATGTTAAAGAGAAAGTATGGAAATACTGTAGAAGAGATTTTAGCGTATGCTGATAAAATTGAACAAGAAATTTTTACGATTGAAAATAAAGACGTACATATTGAAACGACGAGAAAGCAGTTAACGAAATTAGAAGGCGTTATTGTAAAAGAAGCAACGTTGTTAAGTACTATGCGTCATGAGCTTGCAGATCATCTTACAAGCGCTATTCATCAAGAATTAAAAGAACTATATATGGAAAAAACGAAATTTGAAGTAAGAATTATGAAGAGGGTAGGAAATGTAGAAGAACCTCTCGTGGAAGGAACACCGGTAAAACTTACGGCCGATGGCTACGATCATGTGGAATTTTATATTTCAACGAATCCGGGTGAACCGTTAAAGCCACTTTCAAAGGTTGCTTCTGGCGGAGAGTTATCTCGTATTATTTTAGCTTTAAAAAGCATTTTTTCTAAGCATCAAGGTGTTGCATCTGTTATTTTTGATGAAGTGGATACGGGTGTGAGTGGTCGGGTTGCGCAGGCTATTGCGGAAAAAATTTATCGTGTATCAGTAAACTCGCAAGTACTTTGTATTACGCACTTACCTCAAGTAGCTTCAATGGCGGACTCGCATTTATTTATTAGAAAACAAGTGGCGAATGATCGGACGATTACATCGGTTACTGTGTTAAGTACGGATGAAAAAGTAACAGAAATTGCTCGAATGATTTCTGGTGTTGAAATTACAGATTTAACGACAGAGCATGCGAAAGAGTTACTTACGCAAGCGCATCATTTCAAACAGACAGCAGAGGCTATCCAGTAA
- the dxs gene encoding 1-deoxy-D-xylulose-5-phosphate synthase gives MDLTQIQNPSFLKDMSISELEGLSEDIRKFLIEELSQTGGHIAPNLGVVELTIALHKLFDSPKDKFLWDVGHQSYVHKILTGRAKEFGTLRQYQGLCGFPKRCESEHDVWETGHSSTSLSAAMGMALARDLKKTEEYVIPIIGDGALTGGMALEALNHIGHEKTDMIVILNDNEMSIAPNVGALHNVLGRLRTAGKYHWVKDELEYILKKIPAVGGKVAATAEKIKDSLKYLLVSGVFFEELGFTYLGPVDGHDYEKLFETLQYAKKTKGPVLVHVITKKGKGYKPAESDVIGTWHGTGPYKIESGDFVKPKEVAPAWSAVVSETVLKLARTDERIVAITPAMPVGSKLEKFQKEFPNRMIDVGIAEQHATTMAAGMATQGMKPFLAIYSTFLQRAYDQVVHDICRQNLNVFIGIDRSGLVGADGETHQGVFDISFLRHLPNMVLMMPKDENEGQHLVYTAMQYEDGPIALRYARGNGLGVQMDEELKAIPIGTWETLKEGTQAAILTFGTTIPMAMEAAERLEKAGISVKVVNARFIKPMDEAYLHELLGKNIPILTIEEACLIGGFGTGVVEFASENGYHSALIERMGIPDRFIEHGSVTKLLEEIGLTTDAVVDRIHTMIPSKQKRA, from the coding sequence GTGGATCTAACGCAAATTCAAAACCCTAGTTTTTTGAAAGATATGTCTATTAGTGAACTAGAGGGATTGAGTGAGGATATTCGTAAGTTTTTAATTGAAGAGCTCTCTCAAACAGGTGGACATATTGCACCTAATTTAGGTGTAGTAGAACTCACAATTGCTCTGCATAAATTATTTGATAGTCCGAAAGATAAGTTTTTATGGGATGTAGGACATCAATCCTATGTACATAAAATTTTAACAGGGCGTGCGAAAGAATTCGGCACATTAAGGCAATACCAAGGTCTATGTGGTTTCCCAAAACGCTGCGAGAGTGAGCATGATGTTTGGGAAACTGGTCATAGTTCGACGTCACTATCTGCTGCAATGGGAATGGCTCTAGCGCGTGATTTGAAGAAAACGGAAGAATACGTTATACCAATCATTGGCGATGGTGCATTAACAGGTGGAATGGCTTTAGAGGCATTAAACCATATTGGTCATGAAAAAACGGACATGATTGTTATTTTGAATGACAATGAAATGTCAATTGCACCAAACGTCGGTGCGCTTCATAATGTACTTGGTCGTTTACGTACCGCAGGGAAGTACCATTGGGTAAAAGATGAATTAGAGTATATATTGAAGAAAATCCCAGCAGTTGGCGGGAAAGTTGCTGCGACAGCAGAGAAAATAAAAGATAGTCTAAAATATTTACTAGTATCAGGCGTCTTTTTTGAAGAATTAGGCTTTACATATTTAGGTCCGGTCGATGGGCATGATTATGAAAAGTTATTCGAAACGTTGCAATATGCAAAGAAAACAAAAGGCCCAGTACTTGTTCATGTTATTACGAAAAAAGGAAAAGGTTATAAACCAGCTGAGAGTGACGTTATTGGAACTTGGCATGGAACAGGACCGTATAAAATTGAGTCAGGTGACTTCGTTAAACCGAAGGAAGTTGCACCAGCATGGAGTGCTGTTGTTAGTGAAACAGTGCTTAAGCTAGCGAGAACGGATGAACGTATCGTTGCAATTACGCCTGCAATGCCTGTTGGATCGAAACTTGAGAAATTCCAAAAAGAATTTCCAAATCGCATGATTGATGTAGGTATTGCAGAGCAGCATGCTACAACAATGGCGGCTGGTATGGCAACGCAAGGAATGAAGCCGTTCTTAGCAATTTATTCAACGTTTTTACAAAGAGCATATGACCAAGTTGTTCATGATATTTGTCGCCAAAATTTAAATGTTTTCATTGGAATAGATCGTTCTGGATTAGTTGGAGCAGACGGTGAAACGCATCAAGGTGTATTTGACATCTCGTTTTTACGTCATTTGCCGAATATGGTACTTATGATGCCGAAAGATGAAAATGAAGGACAACATTTAGTATATACAGCGATGCAATACGAAGATGGACCGATTGCTTTACGTTATGCACGCGGCAATGGACTTGGCGTTCAAATGGATGAAGAATTAAAGGCGATTCCAATCGGTACATGGGAAACGTTAAAAGAAGGCACACAAGCAGCAATTTTAACGTTTGGTACGACAATCCCGATGGCAATGGAAGCAGCAGAGCGTCTTGAAAAAGCTGGAATATCAGTGAAAGTAGTGAATGCTCGCTTTATTAAGCCGATGGATGAGGCATATTTACATGAGCTTTTAGGGAAAAATATACCGATTTTAACGATTGAAGAGGCTTGTTTAATCGGTGGCTTTGGAACGGGAGTAGTTGAATTTGCTTCTGAGAACGGATACCATAGTGCTTTAATTGAACGAATGGGTATTCCTGATCGCTTCATAGAGCATGGTAGTGTAACAAAACTGTTAGAAGAAATTGGTTTAACGACAGATGCTGTTGTAGACCGTATTCATACAATGATTCCATCAAAACAAAAAAGGGCGTAA
- the argR gene encoding arginine repressor ArgR, with translation MNKGQRHIKIREIIANKEIETQDELVDILRNVGFNVTQATVSRDIKELHLVKVPLHDGRYKYSLPADQRFNPLQKLKRNLVDSFVKLDTAGHMLVLKTLPGNAHSLGALIDHLEWDEIVGTICGDDTCLIICRTPEDTGVVSDRFLNML, from the coding sequence ATGAATAAAGGTCAGCGCCATATTAAAATCAGGGAAATTATTGCGAACAAAGAAATTGAAACACAAGATGAACTAGTTGATATTTTACGTAATGTGGGGTTTAATGTAACGCAAGCAACAGTATCGCGCGATATTAAAGAACTGCACTTAGTGAAGGTGCCATTACATGATGGTCGCTATAAATATAGCTTGCCAGCAGATCAACGATTTAATCCGTTGCAAAAATTAAAACGAAATCTAGTGGATTCATTTGTAAAATTAGACACGGCAGGACATATGCTTGTGTTAAAAACATTGCCTGGTAACGCTCATTCACTTGGGGCACTTATTGATCATTTAGAGTGGGATGAGATAGTCGGAACCATTTGTGGTGATGATACTTGCTTAATTATTTGCCGTACACCTGAAGATACAGGTGTTGTCTCTGATCGTTTCTTAAATATGCTGTAA